The Corynebacterium simulans genome contains a region encoding:
- the glyA gene encoding serine hydroxymethyltransferase, protein MTANNSADVRYQEMRELDPDVFNAINGEIARQRETLEMIASENFVPRAVLQAQGSVLTNKYAEGYPGRRYYGGCEHVDVIEDLARERAKSLFGADFANVQPHSGAQANAAVLSSLAEPGDKILGLSLAHGGHLTHGMKLNFSGKLYDVAAYEVDPETMRIDMDKLREQAIKEQPKVIIAGWSAYPRTLDFAAFRSIADEVGAKLWVDMAHFAGLVAAGLHPSPVPHADVVSTTVHKTLGGPRSGLILAKQDYAKKLNSSVFPGQQGGPLMHVIAAKAIALKIAASEEFKNRQERTLEGARILAERLTASDAKAAGVDVLTGGTDVHLVLADLRNSELDGQQAEDLLHEVGITVNRNAVPNDPRPPMVTSGLRIGTPALATRGLDAAAFEEVADIIGTALAQGKNADVESLRGRVSKIAEQYPLYDGLEDWKMV, encoded by the coding sequence ATGACTGCCAATAATTCCGCAGACGTGCGCTATCAGGAGATGCGCGAGCTGGATCCGGACGTTTTTAACGCCATCAACGGCGAAATCGCCCGCCAGCGCGAGACTCTCGAGATGATCGCCTCTGAGAACTTTGTTCCGCGTGCCGTTCTGCAGGCACAGGGCTCCGTTCTGACCAACAAGTACGCAGAGGGCTACCCGGGTCGCCGTTACTACGGTGGTTGCGAGCACGTTGATGTCATCGAAGATCTGGCACGTGAGCGTGCCAAGAGCCTCTTCGGTGCTGACTTCGCCAACGTGCAGCCACACTCCGGCGCTCAGGCTAACGCTGCGGTACTGTCCAGCCTCGCCGAGCCGGGCGATAAAATTCTGGGCCTGTCCCTGGCGCACGGCGGCCACCTCACCCACGGCATGAAGCTGAACTTCTCCGGCAAGCTTTACGACGTCGCAGCTTACGAGGTCGACCCAGAGACCATGCGTATCGACATGGATAAGCTGCGTGAGCAGGCTATCAAGGAGCAGCCGAAGGTCATCATCGCCGGTTGGTCCGCGTACCCACGTACTCTCGACTTCGCTGCTTTCCGCTCCATCGCGGATGAGGTCGGCGCAAAGCTGTGGGTCGATATGGCTCACTTTGCAGGTCTGGTTGCTGCTGGTCTGCATCCCTCTCCGGTACCGCACGCTGACGTCGTTTCCACCACGGTTCACAAGACCCTGGGCGGCCCACGCTCCGGCCTCATCCTGGCGAAGCAGGACTACGCTAAGAAGCTCAACTCCAGCGTCTTCCCAGGTCAGCAGGGCGGCCCTCTGATGCACGTCATCGCTGCAAAGGCAATCGCTTTGAAGATTGCAGCTTCGGAGGAGTTCAAGAACCGTCAGGAGCGCACCCTCGAGGGCGCACGCATCCTTGCTGAGCGCCTGACCGCATCCGATGCCAAGGCAGCCGGCGTTGACGTGCTGACCGGCGGCACCGATGTCCACCTGGTTCTGGCAGACCTGCGCAACTCTGAGCTCGATGGCCAGCAGGCTGAGGATCTGCTGCACGAGGTTGGCATCACCGTCAACCGCAACGCTGTGCCAAACGATCCACGCCCACCGATGGTCACCTCCGGCCTGCGTATCGGAACCCCTGCGCTGGCCACCCGTGGCCTCGATGCAGCAGCCTTCGAAGAGGTCGCTGACATCATCGGTACCGCACTCGCACAGGGCAAGAACGCTGATGTTGAGTCCCTGCGCGGTCGCGTTTCCAAGATCGCTGAGCAGTACCCGCTCTACGACGGTCTTGAGGATTGGAAGATGGTTTAA
- the coaA gene encoding type I pantothenate kinase, giving the protein MARATDSSPYLDFDRETWRQRRLSMPQVLTAAEVEALRGIGDRIDLDEVADVYLPLSRLIHLQVAARQELTAATEEFLGNSANHVPFVIGVAGSVAVGKSTTARVLQLLLQRWETHPKVDLVTTDGFLYPAKVLHERGLMQRKGFPESYDRRKLMRFVTDVKSGKAEVKAPVYSHISYDILPDEHQVVQRPDILILEGLNVLQTGPTLMVSDLFDFSVYVDARVDDIEHWYIERFLHLRHTAFREPGAHFAAYAEMNDTEARAQAREIWQSINLPNLVENILPTKPRASLVLRKGSHHLVEKVRMRKL; this is encoded by the coding sequence ATGGCGCGTGCAACCGATTCCAGTCCATACCTTGACTTCGACCGTGAAACCTGGCGCCAAAGGCGCTTGTCGATGCCCCAGGTTCTCACCGCTGCAGAAGTCGAGGCGCTTCGTGGTATCGGTGATCGCATCGACCTAGACGAGGTCGCTGACGTTTACTTGCCGTTATCGCGTCTTATCCATCTGCAGGTAGCAGCCCGCCAGGAGCTCACGGCTGCTACGGAGGAATTCCTGGGAAACAGCGCAAACCACGTGCCCTTCGTCATCGGTGTCGCAGGCTCCGTTGCGGTGGGTAAGTCCACCACTGCCCGCGTTCTGCAGCTGCTTCTGCAGCGCTGGGAGACCCACCCAAAAGTAGATCTAGTGACCACTGACGGATTCTTGTATCCGGCAAAGGTGCTCCATGAGCGCGGATTGATGCAGCGCAAAGGTTTTCCGGAATCCTACGACCGGCGCAAGCTCATGCGTTTTGTCACCGACGTGAAGTCAGGCAAAGCGGAAGTCAAAGCGCCGGTCTATTCGCATATTTCCTACGACATCCTGCCTGACGAACATCAGGTGGTGCAAAGGCCCGACATCCTTATCCTAGAGGGCCTAAACGTCCTCCAGACTGGGCCTACCCTAATGGTCTCTGACCTTTTCGACTTCTCGGTCTACGTCGATGCGCGCGTTGATGACATTGAGCATTGGTACATCGAGCGCTTCCTGCACCTGCGGCATACCGCCTTCCGTGAGCCGGGCGCGCACTTTGCTGCCTATGCAGAGATGAACGATACGGAAGCCCGCGCGCAGGCTCGCGAGATTTGGCAGTCCATCAACCTGCCCAACTTGGTGGAAAACATTTTGCCCACCAAGCCGCGCGCTTCCCTGGTTTTGCGCAAGGGTTCCCACCACTTGGTGGAAAAGGTACGCATGCGCAAGCTCTAG
- a CDS encoding isoprenyl transferase produces MNFLSQLLYPLYEARLTRAIKGTPQPRHVAIMADGNRRWAREAGFTDISHGHRQGAKKISEMISWCKDTDIEVVTIYLLSTENLKRSTQEVQLLFDIISDVVTHLSKGDLDCQIRLVGHLDLLPAKVTERMRLAAQATEGNKGVIVNIAVGYGGRQEIVDAVQNLIRDEAGKGHSAEEIAGNVTAEAITSHLYTKGLPDPDLVIRTSGEQRLSGFLLWQAAYSEIWFTDTYWPAFRRVDFLRALRDYSQRSRRFGK; encoded by the coding sequence GTGAACTTCCTCAGCCAGTTGCTTTATCCCCTGTATGAGGCTCGCCTCACGCGCGCTATCAAGGGAACCCCGCAGCCCCGGCACGTCGCCATCATGGCGGACGGAAACCGCCGCTGGGCGCGGGAGGCTGGATTCACTGATATCAGCCACGGTCACCGCCAAGGTGCGAAGAAGATCAGCGAGATGATCTCATGGTGCAAAGACACCGATATTGAGGTCGTCACCATTTATCTTTTGTCCACGGAGAACTTGAAGCGCAGCACCCAAGAGGTGCAGCTTCTCTTCGACATCATCTCGGACGTTGTCACCCATCTTTCCAAGGGCGACTTGGACTGCCAGATTCGCTTGGTCGGCCATCTGGATCTCCTACCGGCTAAGGTCACCGAGCGCATGCGCCTTGCAGCGCAGGCAACTGAGGGTAATAAGGGCGTCATCGTTAACATCGCCGTCGGCTATGGCGGGCGTCAGGAAATCGTCGACGCCGTGCAAAACCTTATCCGTGATGAGGCCGGGAAAGGCCATAGCGCGGAGGAAATCGCGGGCAATGTTACCGCCGAGGCCATCACGAGCCACCTGTATACCAAGGGCCTTCCGGACCCAGATCTTGTCATCCGTACCTCCGGTGAGCAGCGCCTTTCCGGCTTCTTGCTGTGGCAGGCGGCGTATTCCGAAATCTGGTTCACCGATACCTATTGGCCGGCTTTCCGCCGCGTGGACTTCTTGCGCGCGCTGCGGGATTACTCACAGCGTTCGCGTCGCTTCGGCAAGTAG
- the mca gene encoding mycothiol conjugate amidase Mca, which yields MSDKRLLAIHAHPDDESSKGAATTAKYAAEGAEVLVLTCTGGERGDVINPAMDKPGVKENMGEIRREEMAKAAAALGVEHRWLGHVDSGLPGGDPFDPDLKNLLPEGCFALIPDDEVAQEFVKTIREFRPQVIVTYDEIGGYPHPDHLMVHRASIIAWEKAGDPSYHPELGEPYTPQKLYYSHGFVYQRMKLFHDLLEEEGKTSPYGPMLARWDTAFGDIMARVTTQVECADYFQNREDALRAHATQIDPAGAFLATNVDVQQRLWPTEEFELAQTRVATELPESDLFAGIAEVGES from the coding sequence ATGAGCGACAAGCGCCTACTAGCCATTCACGCGCACCCAGATGACGAATCTTCCAAGGGCGCTGCAACCACTGCGAAATATGCGGCTGAAGGTGCCGAGGTTCTGGTGCTGACCTGTACCGGCGGCGAGCGCGGTGACGTCATCAACCCAGCGATGGATAAGCCGGGTGTGAAAGAAAACATGGGCGAGATTCGCCGCGAAGAGATGGCGAAGGCCGCCGCAGCCTTGGGCGTAGAGCACCGCTGGCTGGGGCATGTCGATTCCGGCCTGCCAGGCGGTGATCCATTCGATCCGGATCTAAAGAATCTGCTGCCGGAAGGTTGCTTCGCACTTATTCCAGATGATGAAGTAGCGCAAGAGTTCGTGAAAACCATTCGTGAGTTCCGCCCCCAGGTCATCGTCACTTATGACGAGATCGGCGGCTATCCGCATCCAGACCACCTGATGGTCCATCGAGCTTCCATCATCGCCTGGGAAAAGGCCGGAGATCCTTCCTACCACCCAGAACTGGGCGAACCTTATACGCCGCAAAAGCTCTATTACTCGCATGGCTTTGTCTACCAGCGCATGAAGCTCTTCCATGATCTTTTGGAAGAAGAGGGAAAGACCAGCCCCTATGGCCCGATGCTGGCGCGCTGGGATACGGCCTTTGGGGACATCATGGCGCGCGTTACCACGCAGGTAGAGTGCGCAGACTACTTCCAAAATCGCGAGGATGCCCTGCGCGCGCATGCCACCCAGATTGATCCGGCAGGAGCATTCTTGGCGACGAACGTCGATGTACAGCAGCGCCTATGGCCCACCGAGGAGTTCGAGCTCGCGCAGACCCGCGTTGCTACTGAGCTGCCGGAGTCGGATTTATTTGCAGGAATTGCCGAAGTAGGGGAGTCTTAG
- a CDS encoding DUF4307 domain-containing protein produces MTSAGTPRSGARYGARPTADSSANNTSSITNKAIVLVFAAMFIAAIIYGVQYFQKQEKVNADISYVTHEVLSDDSTRVWADVTRNHIDEDAYCIVQAFDYSKAEVGRREFAVPAGGPKTQRIAVDVPTNHRAVAGGVYGCSGNIPSYLDMEHPDYVEQSSN; encoded by the coding sequence ATGACTTCCGCCGGTACCCCTCGTTCAGGTGCTCGCTACGGTGCCCGCCCCACGGCAGACAGCTCTGCGAATAATACCTCGAGCATTACAAACAAAGCCATCGTTTTGGTCTTCGCCGCCATGTTTATTGCCGCGATTATCTATGGCGTGCAGTACTTCCAGAAACAGGAGAAGGTCAACGCGGACATCTCCTACGTCACCCACGAAGTTCTTTCCGACGATTCCACCCGTGTGTGGGCGGATGTCACCCGCAACCACATCGATGAAGACGCATACTGCATCGTGCAGGCCTTCGATTACTCCAAGGCAGAGGTCGGACGCCGTGAGTTCGCGGTCCCTGCCGGCGGCCCGAAAACCCAGCGCATTGCTGTCGACGTCCCCACTAATCACCGCGCAGTAGCCGGTGGCGTTTATGGTTGCTCGGGAAATATTCCTTCCTACTTGGATATGGAACACCCTGACTACGTTGAGCAATCCAGCAACTAA
- the greA gene encoding transcription elongation factor GreA, whose amino-acid sequence MAEQQKQYITPETKAKLEAELQALIDHRPVVAAEINERREEGDLKENAGYDAAREMQDQEEARIKQISEVLANSTTERTAVQEGVATVGSVVHVYYNGDKEDKETFLIGTRAAASDNKDLETYSEQSPLGAALIGAQEGETREYTAPNGKTISVTVESAAPYDSAKAATPRES is encoded by the coding sequence ATGGCTGAGCAGCAGAAGCAATACATCACCCCGGAGACCAAGGCCAAGCTTGAAGCTGAGCTGCAGGCTCTCATCGACCACCGCCCGGTCGTTGCTGCCGAGATTAACGAGCGCCGCGAAGAGGGCGACCTGAAGGAGAACGCAGGCTACGACGCAGCCCGCGAGATGCAGGACCAGGAAGAGGCCCGCATCAAGCAAATCTCTGAGGTCCTGGCTAACTCCACCACTGAGCGCACTGCCGTTCAGGAGGGCGTTGCAACCGTCGGCTCCGTTGTCCACGTTTACTACAACGGCGACAAGGAAGATAAGGAAACCTTCCTTATCGGTACCCGCGCTGCCGCTTCCGATAACAAGGACCTGGAGACCTACTCTGAGCAGTCCCCGCTGGGCGCTGCACTGATTGGCGCCCAGGAGGGTGAGACCCGCGAGTACACCGCACCAAATGGCAAGACCATTTCGGTCACGGTGGAATCCGCAGCGCCGTATGATTCAGCTAAGGCCGCAACTCCGCGCGAGTCCTAA
- a CDS encoding DUF3558 family protein, whose translation MKQQGIVVALIVSMGVLTGCAIDLAPWSAKENQPDTVKEAGDTYGTSMDKAAENADNPGDAVEATGDGGFKDSNDTSDSGDAGADSSITAEGEGNGVLPPFGSFDRTDPDFDLFDPCTEIPEEKLKEAGLGERLEGDFSFPDSKHCSFLFNGGDEPAVVSLASSELSFKEVEASEGRKEIYRGAKLPVVGFENEFGTELYCAIHVETVRGDLSVSFGDQALKAPMPEKCSSAESILISLS comes from the coding sequence ATGAAGCAGCAGGGGATTGTTGTAGCGCTGATTGTCAGCATGGGGGTGCTGACGGGCTGCGCTATAGACCTTGCTCCATGGAGCGCGAAGGAAAACCAACCAGATACCGTAAAAGAGGCTGGGGACACCTACGGCACAAGTATGGACAAGGCGGCAGAAAACGCCGACAATCCGGGGGATGCTGTGGAGGCTACCGGGGATGGGGGCTTCAAGGATTCCAATGACACGAGCGACAGCGGTGATGCTGGTGCGGATTCCAGCATCACCGCAGAGGGGGAAGGGAACGGCGTTCTGCCGCCATTCGGCAGTTTCGATCGCACCGACCCAGATTTCGATCTATTTGATCCTTGCACAGAAATTCCAGAGGAGAAGTTAAAGGAGGCTGGTCTTGGTGAACGTCTGGAAGGCGACTTTAGCTTTCCCGACTCCAAACATTGTTCCTTTTTGTTCAACGGAGGCGACGAACCCGCGGTTGTGTCTTTAGCCTCGAGCGAACTTTCTTTCAAAGAAGTAGAAGCGTCGGAAGGTAGAAAAGAAATCTATCGTGGCGCCAAACTACCTGTAGTTGGTTTTGAAAATGAGTTTGGTACCGAGCTCTATTGCGCAATCCACGTTGAAACAGTGCGTGGTGATTTGAGCGTTAGCTTTGGGGATCAAGCCTTAAAAGCTCCGATGCCTGAAAAGTGCAGTTCAGCAGAATCGATATTAATTAGTCTGTCTTAG
- a CDS encoding Bax inhibitor-1/YccA family protein: MRSSNPVMNTLTKSQGSTSQYGGNNPYAANQNVNPFDQQGSGQSAERPMTVDDVVTKTGITLAVLIVMAVVNFFIGVQVSYGLSLILTIVGGIGSFVVTLIAAFSKKFGSAPLTISYALLDGLFVGGFSLLFAGVNVAGSDGMALIGQAIMGTVGVFIGMLVVYKTGAVKVTPKFNKIMFGLIAGVAVLALGNFLTAIFFDFNPLRDGGIISIIFSLVCIVLAAMSFLTDFDHADRLIRMGAPSKTAWGVALGLTVTLVWLYTEILRLLSYFQNR; this comes from the coding sequence ATGCGTTCTAGCAATCCGGTAATGAACACTCTGACCAAGAGTCAGGGTTCGACTTCGCAGTACGGTGGAAACAATCCGTATGCTGCCAACCAAAACGTAAACCCGTTTGATCAGCAGGGCAGTGGCCAGTCTGCCGAGCGTCCGATGACTGTTGACGACGTCGTTACGAAGACGGGCATCACGCTTGCTGTGCTGATCGTCATGGCCGTCGTCAACTTCTTCATCGGTGTTCAGGTGAGCTACGGTCTTTCGCTGATTCTGACCATCGTGGGCGGCATCGGTAGCTTTGTCGTTACCCTAATCGCAGCTTTCAGTAAGAAGTTTGGCTCTGCGCCTCTGACCATCTCCTATGCGCTTCTCGACGGACTGTTCGTCGGCGGTTTCTCGCTGCTTTTTGCTGGTGTCAATGTTGCTGGCTCCGATGGCATGGCTCTGATCGGCCAGGCAATTATGGGCACTGTTGGTGTGTTTATCGGCATGCTCGTTGTCTACAAGACTGGCGCCGTTAAGGTCACTCCGAAGTTCAACAAGATTATGTTTGGTCTGATTGCAGGTGTGGCTGTTCTGGCACTGGGCAACTTCCTGACCGCAATTTTCTTCGACTTCAACCCGCTGCGCGATGGTGGCATTATCTCCATCATCTTCTCCCTGGTCTGCATTGTCTTGGCTGCAATGTCTTTCTTGACGGACTTCGACCATGCTGATCGTCTGATCCGCATGGGTGCACCGAGCAAGACCGCTTGGGGTGTAGCCCTTGGCCTGACCGTGACCCTGGTCTGGCTCTACACCGAGATTCTGCGCCTGCTGTCCTACTTCCAGAACCGCTAA
- a CDS encoding PH domain-containing protein: METAPITEWTFFEEVPIPNDVTELLIAGEQPHAAYKTFRDSAIFTSKRLIIRDAQGLTGKKVEIYSIPYSAINMWSTENAGRIDFNAEVELWTRAGYLKIKLGKKIDVRRIDNLIAHCVLNSSY, encoded by the coding sequence ATGGAGACCGCTCCTATTACTGAGTGGACTTTCTTTGAAGAAGTCCCAATCCCAAACGATGTTACGGAATTGCTGATTGCGGGTGAACAGCCGCATGCTGCGTATAAGACTTTCCGTGACTCTGCGATCTTTACCTCAAAGCGCCTTATTATCCGCGATGCGCAGGGGTTGACCGGCAAGAAGGTAGAAATCTACTCAATTCCTTACTCCGCTATCAACATGTGGTCCACTGAAAATGCGGGAAGAATTGATTTCAATGCGGAAGTCGAGCTGTGGACGCGAGCGGGGTATCTCAAGATTAAGTTGGGCAAAAAGATTGATGTCCGCCGTATCGATAATCTAATTGCGCATTGCGTTCTAAATAGCTCGTATTAA
- a CDS encoding Ppx/GppA phosphatase family protein, with protein MTRVAAVDCGTNSIRLLISEVQADGKIRDIVRTMEIVRLGQGVDATGEFAPEALERTRVALEGYVKQMKFEKVQRVRMVATSATRDAKNQDEFFEMTAQLLGQIESGAKAEVITGEEEALLSFKGAVADLRSERGPYCVIDLGGGSTEFVVGTIDGDILGAHSAQMGCVRLTERIMRTDPPTDSEIEIAEDYVEERMQEVEKIVPISSAKTFVGCAGTFTTLSALAQGLESYDPDAIHGSELRFDALRVLTRQLMGKPSATRALNPVIHPGRADVIGGGSVAVEGIIKMIERNSDASSFFISEKDILDGIVAGIAADL; from the coding sequence ATGACTCGCGTCGCTGCGGTGGATTGCGGCACCAACTCGATTCGTCTGCTCATTAGTGAAGTACAAGCTGACGGCAAGATTCGCGATATCGTCCGCACCATGGAAATCGTGCGTCTGGGGCAGGGCGTAGATGCCACGGGCGAGTTTGCACCAGAGGCCCTTGAGCGCACCCGCGTGGCGCTGGAGGGCTACGTAAAGCAGATGAAGTTTGAGAAGGTTCAGCGCGTACGCATGGTGGCAACGTCTGCTACCCGCGATGCGAAGAACCAGGACGAGTTCTTCGAAATGACGGCGCAGCTGCTGGGCCAGATCGAATCCGGTGCCAAGGCTGAGGTCATCACCGGTGAAGAAGAAGCTCTGCTGTCCTTCAAGGGGGCAGTGGCGGACCTGCGTTCTGAGCGCGGGCCATACTGCGTTATCGACTTAGGCGGCGGCTCGACGGAATTCGTCGTCGGAACTATCGACGGTGACATTCTCGGCGCGCATTCCGCGCAGATGGGCTGCGTGCGCCTGACAGAGCGCATCATGCGCACAGATCCTCCAACGGATTCTGAGATCGAAATCGCGGAAGATTACGTGGAAGAGCGCATGCAGGAAGTTGAAAAGATTGTGCCGATTTCCTCGGCCAAGACTTTCGTTGGCTGCGCGGGTACCTTCACCACGCTGTCTGCTTTGGCACAAGGCCTGGAAAGCTATGACCCCGATGCAATCCATGGCTCGGAGCTGCGTTTTGATGCGCTGCGAGTGCTCACGCGCCAGCTGATGGGGAAGCCTTCGGCTACCCGTGCGCTCAACCCAGTCATCCACCCAGGCCGCGCTGACGTAATCGGCGGTGGCTCGGTGGCTGTCGAGGGCATCATCAAGATGATTGAGCGCAACAGCGACGCCTCTTCATTCTTTATCAGCGAGAAGGATATCCTCGACGGAATCGTCGCCGGCATCGCCGCTGACCTCTAG
- a CDS encoding DUF501 domain-containing protein — protein MTVNDADLEIVKEQLGRAPRGVLDIAYRTPDGQPAVVKTAPKLPDGTPFPTLYYLTDPRLTAEASRLEVAHVMKWMEARLAEDKELAEDYERAHEYFLEKRNAIEDLGTTFSGGGMPDRVKCLHVLIAYALAEGPQHFRLGTEAVAMAADHGRLRGTAIPEDWPSVNDLGIDLSQFDFSNAE, from the coding sequence ATGACCGTCAATGATGCAGACCTAGAAATCGTTAAAGAGCAACTCGGCCGCGCGCCCCGCGGAGTGCTCGACATCGCTTACCGCACTCCAGATGGCCAGCCGGCTGTGGTGAAGACGGCGCCGAAGCTACCGGATGGAACTCCATTTCCTACGTTGTACTATCTGACCGACCCACGTCTTACCGCTGAGGCTTCCCGCCTTGAGGTTGCGCACGTGATGAAGTGGATGGAGGCCCGCCTAGCTGAAGATAAAGAGCTGGCAGAAGATTACGAGCGTGCCCATGAGTACTTCTTGGAAAAGCGCAACGCTATTGAAGACCTAGGTACCACTTTCTCAGGTGGGGGTATGCCAGATCGCGTGAAGTGCCTGCACGTGCTGATTGCTTATGCGCTGGCTGAAGGACCACAGCATTTCCGTCTAGGCACCGAAGCGGTGGCGATGGCTGCGGACCATGGTCGCTTGCGCGGTACCGCAATTCCGGAGGACTGGCCGAGCGTCAACGACCTGGGCATTGATCTGAGCCAGTTCGATTTCTCTAACGCTGAATAG
- a CDS encoding septum formation initiator family protein: MARENHTSKKSRTTVPVVSRAATQREAAAKAKKTQKARGERMGRMDIVGLSVILVVVLIVLLTIAVPLRNYYHVRSETARLQHSIAAKQAQKKELLNEIDKYKSEDYLEQEARRRFGVIAEGETAYRIMDRRMNPDSTVTTNKLDDVDERPWYEILWGSIAEDEDVSATGSTNANPGSLPVTPASPSAGPENPPAAQ; the protein is encoded by the coding sequence ATGGCACGCGAGAACCACACTTCGAAGAAATCCCGGACCACCGTCCCCGTGGTCTCGCGCGCTGCTACCCAGCGAGAGGCTGCAGCCAAAGCCAAGAAGACACAGAAGGCACGCGGCGAACGCATGGGCCGTATGGACATTGTTGGTCTCAGCGTCATCCTCGTGGTGGTCCTCATCGTGTTGCTGACCATCGCCGTGCCGCTGCGTAATTACTACCACGTACGCTCTGAAACTGCGCGCCTGCAACATTCCATCGCTGCTAAGCAGGCCCAAAAAAAAGAGCTTCTCAACGAGATCGATAAATACAAGTCGGAGGATTACCTCGAGCAGGAAGCGCGCCGCCGCTTCGGCGTCATCGCGGAGGGCGAGACCGCTTATCGCATCATGGATCGCCGAATGAATCCGGACAGCACGGTCACCACGAACAAGCTTGACGACGTCGATGAGCGTCCGTGGTACGAAATCCTGTGGGGCTCCATCGCAGAAGATGAAGACGTCAGCGCCACGGGCTCGACCAACGCAAACCCGGGCAGCCTGCCGGTAACCCCGGCGTCGCCAAGCGCGGGCCCTGAAAACCCGCCAGCTGCCCAGTAA